One Raphanus sativus cultivar WK10039 unplaced genomic scaffold, ASM80110v3 Scaffold3103, whole genome shotgun sequence genomic window, ACACGTCTTCCTCTCTCCACCTTCCTCTCAAGATCGAAACTTTTTACAATCACTGTCGATGAATTAAACAATCCCAACCCCACAACCAAACCCCAATCCTCAAAGTGGTGGGTGATGTCTCTCACACGGAATCTAATCAGAGACGAAGAGCTCGGAGCCATGTCAGACGACGACGATTCACCCTCCGGAAAGCGATCTAAACTCGATCGGTTCCCTCTTAGCCGATGGGAACTCGCGGTCTCCCTCGGCGTCTTCCTCGTCTTCTCCTCTGGTCTCTTCTGCATCTACATGACAATGCCCGCTGCCCAATTCGGCAAGCTCAAGCTCCCCAGAAGCATCTCTGACCTCCGCTTGCTCAAGTAACAACCTTTCCTCTTCTCCTTACCcataaagattcaaactttgatCAATCTTGAAGAAGGGTATTGATAAAGTTACAatcttgttaaaaaaaatgttataaagattcaaacttttttATAGGATGATCGATGTTTTGATCAATGTTGAGGTTCTTGATAGTGTAAATGTAGAAACTTTGATATGGGTATTGATAAAGTTGTaatcttttgtgtttttttggtttcagaGACAATCTTGCAGACTATGCGAATGAGTACCCGGCGCAGTTCGTTTTAGGGTACTGTGCGACCTACATTTTCATGCAGACGTTTATGATCCCAGGGACTATCTTTATGTCGCTTTTGGCGGGAGCTCTCTTTGGGGTTATCAAAGGTGTTGTCTTGGTTGTTTTCAACGCAACCGCTGGAGCTACTTGCTGTTTCTTTTTGTCTAAGTTGATCGGTCGGCCTTTGATCACTTGGCTGTGGCCTGACAAGTTGAGATTCTTTCAGGCTGAGGTTAGAGCTTCTCTCTTTTGCTCTATGAAAATATTCTTCATTTGGTGGGTTGTAATGATTACTTGTGtgggtttttttttatttcagattGGTAAGCGTAGAGATAAGCTTTTGAATTATATGTTGTTTCTGAGGATAACACCAACACTGCCAAATCTGTTCATCAATTTGGCTTCTCCCATTGTTGATGTACCTTTTCATATCTTCTTTTTGGCGACATTGGTCGGTCTCATTCCCGCTGCTTACATAACCGTCAGAGTAAGCTCCTCCATTATGCTCTTGTCTCTGAGAAGCATTGTCCAAGACACAACAAGATTCTAAGCAGAGCGTTAAGTTCTTGGTTCTTTGTATTGTAGGCTGGACTTGCTATTGGAGATCTCAAATCGGTGAAGGACCTGTATGATTTCAAGACATTGTCAGTGCTTTTCCTCATTGGGTTTATCTCCATACTCCCAACAATactgaaaagaaagaagatatatGAATAGCCAAAGAGAAGTCCCTTTACAATACACAGGCTTGCTTAACCTTCGATGTCATAAAGCCTTACAGAGGACAAGGCTACAATTTTAACTGATTTAGAGGACACAGCAGAAACAATAATGGCTGACTCGTTTAtactttttttgtgtgtttgtgtgtttcCATTTGAGAGTAGAACTGAGGAAGATATCATAGAATCAATACATTTTTTTCGGAATCaagttattattttctttatatattttcagaatCAATGTATATGAAAAGTGTTTCAAACAAAAGAACTCGAATCCAAAGCAAAAGCATGACATCATTTAAATTAGACAACCAGTTCTCAAAGCCACAACATTACAACA contains:
- the LOC130506313 gene encoding uncharacterized membrane protein At4g09580-like, encoding MSLTRNLIRDEELGAMSDDDDSPSGKRSKLDRFPLSRWELAVSLGVFLVFSSGLFCIYMTMPAAQFGKLKLPRSISDLRLLKDNLADYANEYPAQFVLGYCATYIFMQTFMIPGTIFMSLLAGALFGVIKGVVLVVFNATAGATCCFFLSKLIGRPLITWLWPDKLRFFQAEIGKRRDKLLNYMLFLRITPTLPNLFINLASPIVDVPFHIFFLATLVGLIPAAYITVRAGLAIGDLKSVKDLYDFKTLSVLFLIGFISILPTILKRKKIYE